A region of Athene noctua chromosome 12, bAthNoc1.hap1.1, whole genome shotgun sequence DNA encodes the following proteins:
- the SEPTIN8 gene encoding septin-8 isoform X4 — protein sequence MAATDLERFSNEEKRNLSLGGHVGFDSLPDQLVSKSVTQGFSFNILCVGETGIGKSTLMNTLFNTTFETEEASHYESAVRLRPRTYDLQESNVHLKLTIVDAVGFGDQINKDESYRPIVEYIDTQFENYLQEELKIRRSLFNYHDTRIHVCLYFITPTGHSLKSLDLVTMKKLDSKVNIIPIIAKADTISKSELHKFKIKIMSELVSNGVQIYQFPTDDEAVAEINSAMNAHLPFAVVGSTEEVKVGNKLVRARQYPWGVVQVENESHCDFVKLREMLIRVNMEDLREQTHTRHYELYRRCKLEEMGFKDTDPDSQPFSLQETYETKRKEFLGELQKKEEEMRQMFVNKVKETEAELKEKERELHEKFEHLKRIHQEEKRKVEEKRRELEEEMNTFNRRKVAVETLQSQSLQATSQQPLKKDKDKKNFFSLPTACSITSGRHVN from the exons ATGGCCGCCACCGACCTGGAGCGCTTCTCG AATGAAGAGAAGAGGAACCTTTCCCTGGGGGGCCATGTTGGCTTCGACAGTCTCCCCGACCAGCTGGTCAGCAAGTCTGTCACACAAGGCTTCAGCTTCAACATCCTCTGCGTGG GTGAGACCGGCATTGGGAAATCCACACTAATGAACACCCTCTTCAACACCACGTTTGAGACGGAGGAAGCCAGTCACTATGAGAGCGCAGTTCGCTTGCGGCCGCGGACCTACGACCTGCAGGAGAGCAACGTCCACCTGAAGCTAACGATTGTGGATGCGGTTGGATTTGGGGATCAGATAAATAAAGATGAAAG TTACAGGCCGATTGTTGAGTACATTGATACGCAGTTTGAAAACTATTTGCAAGAAGAGCTGAAAATCCGCCGATCTCTCTTCAACTATCACGACACGAGGATTCACGTCTGCCTGTACTTCATCACCCCAACCGGGCACTCGCTCAAGTCCTTGGACCTGGTGACAATGAAGAAGCTGGATAGCAAG GTGAACATCATCCCGATTATTGCCAAAGCAGACACCATCTCCAAGAGTGAGTTGCACAAGTTCAAGATCAAGATAATGAGCGAGCTGGTCAGCAACGGGGTACAGATCTATCAGTTCCCCACAGACGACGAAGCGGTCGCCGAGATCAACTCAGCGATGAAC GCCCATCTGCCCTTCGCTGTGGTCGGCAGCACGGAGGAGGTGAAAGTCGGGAACAAGCTGGTGAGAGCTCGGCAGTACCCGTGGGGAGTGGTGCAAG TTGAGAACGAAAGTCACTGTGACTTTGTGAAACTGCGGGAAATGCTGATTCGAGTCAACATGGAGGATCTTCGGGAGCAGACTCACACCCGCCACTACGAGCTGTACAGGAGGTGCAAACTGGAAGAGATGGGCTTCAAGGACACGGACCCAGACAGCCAGCCCTTCAG CCTCCAAGAAACATATGAGACCAAAAGGAAAGAGTTCTTGGGCGAGCtccagaagaaagaggaagaaatgagaCAAATGTTTGTTAACAAAGTCAAGGAGACGGAGGCAGAGctgaaagagaaggagagagag CTGCATGAGAAATTTGAGCACTTAAAAAGGATACAccaggaggagaaaaggaaggtggaggagaagaggagggagcTGGAGGAAGAGATGAACACCTTCAACAGGAGGAAAGTAGCGGTGGAAACCTTGCAGTCCCAATCCTTGCAGGCTACCTCACAGCAGCCACTGAAGAAggacaaagacaagaaaaa CTTTTTTAGTCTTCCCACTGCGTGCTCCATAACATCAGGAAGACATGTTAATTAG
- the SEPTIN8 gene encoding septin-8 isoform X5, whose protein sequence is MAATDLERFSNEEKRNLSLGGHVGFDSLPDQLVSKSVTQGFSFNILCVGETGIGKSTLMNTLFNTTFETEEASHYESAVRLRPRTYDLQESNVHLKLTIVDAVGFGDQINKDESYRPIVEYIDTQFENYLQEELKIRRSLFNYHDTRIHVCLYFITPTGHSLKSLDLVTMKKLDSKVNIIPIIAKADTISKSELHKFKIKIMSELVSNGVQIYQFPTDDEAVAEINSAMNAHLPFAVVGSTEEVKVGNKLVRARQYPWGVVQVENESHCDFVKLREMLIRVNMEDLREQTHTRHYELYRRCKLEEMGFKDTDPDSQPFSLQETYETKRKEFLGELQKKEEEMRQMFVNKVKETEAELKEKERELHEKFEHLKRIHQEEKRKVEEKRRELEEEMNTFNRRKVAVETLQSQSLQATSQQPLKKDKDKKN, encoded by the exons ATGGCCGCCACCGACCTGGAGCGCTTCTCG AATGAAGAGAAGAGGAACCTTTCCCTGGGGGGCCATGTTGGCTTCGACAGTCTCCCCGACCAGCTGGTCAGCAAGTCTGTCACACAAGGCTTCAGCTTCAACATCCTCTGCGTGG GTGAGACCGGCATTGGGAAATCCACACTAATGAACACCCTCTTCAACACCACGTTTGAGACGGAGGAAGCCAGTCACTATGAGAGCGCAGTTCGCTTGCGGCCGCGGACCTACGACCTGCAGGAGAGCAACGTCCACCTGAAGCTAACGATTGTGGATGCGGTTGGATTTGGGGATCAGATAAATAAAGATGAAAG TTACAGGCCGATTGTTGAGTACATTGATACGCAGTTTGAAAACTATTTGCAAGAAGAGCTGAAAATCCGCCGATCTCTCTTCAACTATCACGACACGAGGATTCACGTCTGCCTGTACTTCATCACCCCAACCGGGCACTCGCTCAAGTCCTTGGACCTGGTGACAATGAAGAAGCTGGATAGCAAG GTGAACATCATCCCGATTATTGCCAAAGCAGACACCATCTCCAAGAGTGAGTTGCACAAGTTCAAGATCAAGATAATGAGCGAGCTGGTCAGCAACGGGGTACAGATCTATCAGTTCCCCACAGACGACGAAGCGGTCGCCGAGATCAACTCAGCGATGAAC GCCCATCTGCCCTTCGCTGTGGTCGGCAGCACGGAGGAGGTGAAAGTCGGGAACAAGCTGGTGAGAGCTCGGCAGTACCCGTGGGGAGTGGTGCAAG TTGAGAACGAAAGTCACTGTGACTTTGTGAAACTGCGGGAAATGCTGATTCGAGTCAACATGGAGGATCTTCGGGAGCAGACTCACACCCGCCACTACGAGCTGTACAGGAGGTGCAAACTGGAAGAGATGGGCTTCAAGGACACGGACCCAGACAGCCAGCCCTTCAG CCTCCAAGAAACATATGAGACCAAAAGGAAAGAGTTCTTGGGCGAGCtccagaagaaagaggaagaaatgagaCAAATGTTTGTTAACAAAGTCAAGGAGACGGAGGCAGAGctgaaagagaaggagagagag CTGCATGAGAAATTTGAGCACTTAAAAAGGATACAccaggaggagaaaaggaaggtggaggagaagaggagggagcTGGAGGAAGAGATGAACACCTTCAACAGGAGGAAAGTAGCGGTGGAAACCTTGCAGTCCCAATCCTTGCAGGCTACCTCACAGCAGCCACTGAAGAAggacaaagacaagaaaaa ttaa